From Cellulomonas chengniuliangii, the proteins below share one genomic window:
- a CDS encoding APC family permease, protein MSDIADAAKRLVLGRPVRSDRLGHTLLPKRIALPVFASDALSSVAYAPDEVLLTLAAAGLAATVISPWVGLAVVVVMLTVIASYRQNVRAYPSGGGDYEVATVNLGPRAGLTVASALLVDYVLTVAVSISAGAQYAASALPGLRGHEASFAIGLVVLLAIANLRGVRESGRAFAVPVYLYMLAIGAIAVTGLVRYLAGDLPPAASSALEIVPQSGLDQGLMGIAGFFLVLRAFASGSAALTGVEAISNGVPAFRKPKSKNAATTLALLGGISGVSLLSILLLARATGVHYVEDPATQLLRDGVPVGEEYVQHPVIGQLAETVFAGTPALFIGVAAVTGLILVLAANTAFNGFPVLGSILARDGYLPRQLHTRGDRLAFSNGILTLAAAAVALIWAFDAQVTRLIQLYIVGVFVSFTLSQLGMVRHWTRELRTVADPATRRRMRRSRLVNGAGLGMTATVLVIALVAKFTHGAWIALLAMGVVFVLMRGIRAHYDRVRAELALGDDADDARALPSRVHAIVLVSQLHRPAMRAIAYARASRPQVLEAVTVGVDAEDVARLRETWEALDLPVPLKVLDSPFREITRPVLTYVRSIRRESPRDIVVVYIPEYVVGHWWEQLLHNQSALRLKGRLLFTPGVVVASVPWQLASTHGQTGMEDTVRGTVTRGY, encoded by the coding sequence GTGTCGGACATCGCGGATGCCGCCAAACGCCTGGTCCTCGGACGTCCCGTCCGCAGCGACCGGCTCGGCCACACCCTCCTCCCCAAGCGGATCGCACTGCCGGTCTTCGCCTCGGACGCCCTCTCCTCGGTCGCCTACGCCCCCGACGAGGTGCTGCTGACCCTCGCCGCCGCTGGACTGGCCGCCACGGTCATCTCCCCGTGGGTGGGCCTGGCCGTCGTGGTGGTCATGCTCACCGTCATCGCGTCCTACCGGCAGAACGTGCGCGCCTACCCCTCGGGCGGCGGGGACTACGAGGTCGCCACCGTGAACCTGGGGCCGCGCGCCGGCCTGACCGTCGCCAGCGCCCTGCTCGTGGACTACGTGCTGACCGTGGCGGTGTCGATCTCTGCCGGGGCCCAGTACGCGGCGTCGGCGCTGCCCGGGCTGCGCGGCCACGAGGCGTCCTTCGCCATCGGGCTCGTCGTGCTGCTGGCCATCGCGAACCTGCGCGGCGTGCGGGAGTCCGGGCGGGCGTTCGCGGTCCCCGTGTACCTGTACATGCTCGCCATCGGCGCGATCGCCGTCACCGGCCTGGTGCGCTACCTGGCCGGCGACCTGCCCCCCGCCGCCAGCTCGGCCCTGGAGATCGTCCCGCAGTCCGGCCTCGACCAGGGGCTCATGGGCATCGCCGGGTTCTTCCTGGTGCTGCGTGCCTTCGCGTCGGGGTCCGCCGCCCTGACAGGCGTCGAGGCGATCAGCAACGGCGTGCCGGCGTTCCGCAAGCCCAAGTCGAAGAACGCGGCCACCACCCTGGCGCTGCTCGGCGGCATCTCCGGGGTGTCCCTGCTCTCGATCCTGCTGCTGGCCCGCGCCACCGGGGTGCACTACGTCGAGGACCCCGCCACCCAGCTGCTGCGCGACGGCGTGCCCGTCGGCGAGGAGTACGTCCAGCACCCCGTCATCGGCCAGCTCGCCGAGACCGTCTTCGCGGGCACGCCCGCGCTGTTCATCGGGGTGGCGGCGGTCACCGGCCTCATCCTGGTCCTCGCCGCGAACACCGCCTTCAACGGGTTCCCGGTGCTCGGCTCGATCCTCGCCCGCGACGGGTACCTGCCCCGCCAGCTGCACACCCGCGGCGACCGCCTGGCGTTCTCCAACGGCATCCTCACCCTCGCCGCTGCCGCGGTCGCCCTGATCTGGGCCTTCGACGCGCAGGTGACCCGCCTCATCCAGCTCTACATCGTGGGGGTGTTCGTCTCCTTCACCCTCAGCCAGCTGGGCATGGTCAGGCACTGGACGCGCGAGCTGCGCACCGTGGCCGACCCCGCCACCCGGCGCCGGATGCGGCGCTCGCGGCTGGTCAACGGGGCGGGGCTGGGCATGACGGCCACCGTCCTGGTGATCGCGCTGGTCGCCAAGTTCACGCACGGGGCGTGGATCGCGCTGCTGGCCATGGGCGTGGTGTTCGTGCTCATGCGCGGCATCCGCGCCCACTACGACCGGGTGCGCGCCGAGCTGGCCCTGGGCGACGACGCCGACGACGCGCGCGCCCTGCCCAGCAGGGTGCACGCCATCGTGCTGGTGTCCCAGCTGCACCGCCCCGCGATGCGGGCCATCGCCTACGCGCGGGCGTCGCGGCCCCAGGTGCTGGAGGCCGTGACGGTCGGCGTCGACGCCGAGGATGTCGCACGGCTGCGCGAGACATGGGAGGCTCTGGACCTACCGGTGCCGCTGAAGGTGCTCGACTCGCCCTTCCGCGAGATCACCCGGCCCGTGCTCACGTACGTCCGATCGATCCGTCGGGAGAGCCCACGAGACATCGTGGTGGTCTACATCCCCGAGTACGTCGTCGGACACTGGTGGGAGCAGCTGCTGCACAACCAGAGCGCGCTGCGGCTCAAGGGAAGGCTGCTGTTCACACCTGGCGTCGTCGTGGCGTCCGTGCCGTGGCAGCTGGCCTCCACCCACGGACAGACAGGCATGGAGGACACAGTGCGAGGAACGGTGACGCGTGGTTACTGA
- a CDS encoding potassium channel family protein: protein MGCGRVGATLAQSLENHGHSVAVIDQNPDAFRRLDADFGGKKVTGLGFDRDTLAQAGIDDAYGFAAVSDGDNSNILAARVVRETYGVGTVVARIYDPHRAEIYQRLGIPTVATVRWTSDQVLRRLLPMGATSEYHDASGQIVLAEVDVHPGWVGRPVRALEHATGARVAYLTRYGDGVLPVGDSVVQEDDTVHMLARTDELAEVERTLTSAPRESA from the coding sequence ATGGGCTGCGGCCGGGTCGGGGCGACCCTCGCCCAGTCCCTCGAGAACCACGGCCACTCGGTGGCCGTCATCGACCAGAACCCCGACGCGTTCCGGCGCCTCGACGCGGACTTCGGCGGCAAGAAGGTGACCGGCCTGGGGTTCGACCGCGACACCCTCGCCCAGGCGGGCATCGATGACGCCTACGGCTTCGCGGCGGTCTCCGACGGAGACAACTCCAACATCCTCGCCGCGCGCGTCGTGCGCGAGACGTACGGCGTCGGGACGGTCGTGGCGCGCATCTACGACCCGCACCGCGCCGAGATCTACCAGCGCCTCGGCATCCCCACGGTCGCCACCGTGCGGTGGACGTCGGACCAGGTGCTGCGCAGGCTGCTGCCGATGGGGGCCACCAGCGAGTACCACGACGCCTCCGGGCAGATCGTGCTCGCCGAGGTCGACGTCCACCCGGGCTGGGTGGGGCGCCCGGTCCGCGCCCTGGAGCACGCCACCGGCGCCCGCGTCGCCTACCTCACCCGGTACGGAGACGGCGTCCTGCCCGTGGGCGACAGCGTGGTCCAGGAGGACGACACCGTGCACATGCTCGCCCGCACCGACGAGCTCGCCGAGGTCGAGCGCACGCTCACCTCCGCCCCCCGGGAGTCAGCATGA
- a CDS encoding potassium channel family protein produces MRVVIAGAGSVGRSIARELLGHGHEVTLVDRQPSAMRVAQVSEADWLLADACELSTLTEAKVDECDVVVAATGDDKANLVISLLSKTEYGVPRTVARVNNPKNEWMFDEAWGVDVAVSTPRIMTAMVEEAVAVGDLVRIFTFHQSGAGILGLTLPTDSPLVGKRVGQVVWPTDIVLACIVRDDRPITPSPDDTIEGRDELLFVTSRDADEQALEQILNRGPAAS; encoded by the coding sequence ATGAGGGTCGTCATCGCCGGCGCGGGGTCGGTCGGCCGCTCGATCGCCCGCGAGCTCCTGGGCCACGGCCACGAGGTGACGCTCGTCGACCGCCAGCCCTCCGCGATGCGGGTGGCGCAGGTCTCCGAGGCGGACTGGCTGCTCGCGGACGCGTGCGAGCTGTCCACGCTCACCGAGGCCAAGGTCGACGAGTGCGACGTGGTCGTGGCCGCCACCGGCGACGACAAGGCGAACCTGGTCATCTCCCTGCTCAGCAAGACCGAGTACGGGGTCCCGCGCACCGTCGCCCGGGTCAACAACCCGAAGAACGAGTGGATGTTCGACGAGGCATGGGGAGTGGACGTCGCCGTCTCGACGCCCCGCATCATGACGGCCATGGTCGAGGAGGCGGTCGCCGTCGGGGACCTGGTGAGGATCTTCACCTTCCACCAGTCGGGCGCCGGCATTCTCGGCCTCACCCTGCCGACGGACTCCCCTCTCGTGGGCAAGCGCGTCGGTCAGGTCGTCTGGCCCACTGACATCGTGCTGGCCTGCATCGTGCGCGACGACCGGCCCATCACGCCCAGTCCGGACGACACGATCGAGGGCCGCGACGAGCTGCTGTTCGTCACGAGTCGTGACGCGGACGAGCAGGCGCTCGAGCAGATCCTGAACCGCGGACCAGCAGCCAGCTGA
- a CDS encoding DUF3159 domain-containing protein, with protein sequence MSDAREPADEIAALDGLAQPEEAGARGLRAITAEQFSLSEAVGGVRGLVESVAPGLLFVVVYLVAGQQLAPALIAAAGAALVAVVVRLAQRTPATQAFSGLLGVAIGVFWAWRSGQAEDYFVYGILTNAAYLVGCLASVVAGWPVVGVVVGMLSSDGPLGGGPWSKVGAWRSDRALRRRYSWATWAWVAMFAARLAVQVPLYLAGQVAWLGTAKLAMGIPLTALVLWFSWLLVRGSGSARAPARPRHDS encoded by the coding sequence GTGAGTGACGCGCGCGAGCCGGCGGACGAGATCGCCGCGCTGGACGGCCTGGCCCAGCCGGAGGAGGCGGGCGCCCGCGGCCTGCGGGCCATCACCGCCGAGCAGTTCTCGCTCTCCGAGGCCGTGGGCGGCGTGCGAGGGCTCGTCGAGTCCGTCGCGCCCGGCCTGCTGTTCGTCGTGGTCTACCTGGTCGCCGGGCAGCAGCTGGCGCCTGCGCTGATCGCCGCCGCCGGGGCGGCCCTGGTGGCCGTGGTCGTGCGCCTGGCGCAGCGCACTCCCGCCACACAGGCGTTCTCCGGGCTGCTCGGCGTCGCGATCGGCGTGTTCTGGGCATGGCGCTCGGGGCAGGCCGAGGACTACTTCGTGTACGGGATCCTGACCAACGCCGCGTACCTGGTCGGCTGCCTCGCCTCGGTGGTCGCGGGCTGGCCCGTGGTCGGCGTCGTGGTGGGCATGCTCAGCTCGGACGGGCCGCTGGGGGGTGGCCCCTGGTCGAAGGTGGGGGCCTGGCGCTCCGACCGCGCGCTGCGCCGCCGCTACAGCTGGGCGACGTGGGCGTGGGTGGCCATGTTCGCCGCGCGGCTCGCCGTGCAGGTCCCGCTCTACCTCGCCGGCCAGGTGGCGTGGCTGGGCACCGCGAAGCTCGCGATGGGCATTCCGCTCACCGCGCTGGTGCTGTGGTTCAGCTGGCTGCTGGTCCGCGGTTCAGGATCTGCTCGAGCGCCTGCTCGTCCGCGTCACGACTCGTGA
- a CDS encoding OB-fold nucleic acid binding domain-containing protein — protein MSLRDTLHKAVASQAELEADEERAHALRSAGCVPVSSVADRRRASVSGVLRSVTLRPREGVPALEAELYDGSGTVDLVWLGRRSIGGVEPGRRLRAEGLVCSLEGRPTIYNPRYELRPRSGE, from the coding sequence ATGAGTTTGCGGGACACCCTGCACAAGGCTGTGGCCTCGCAGGCCGAGCTGGAGGCGGACGAGGAGCGCGCCCATGCGCTGCGCTCCGCCGGATGCGTGCCGGTGTCCTCGGTAGCCGACCGTCGTCGTGCGAGCGTGTCCGGGGTGCTGCGGTCCGTGACGCTGCGGCCGCGAGAGGGCGTCCCCGCCTTGGAGGCCGAGCTGTACGACGGCAGCGGCACGGTGGACCTGGTGTGGCTCGGCCGGCGCTCCATCGGCGGGGTCGAGCCCGGCCGGCGGTTGCGGGCCGAAGGGCTGGTCTGCTCGCTCGAGGGGCGCCCAACGATCTACAACCCCCGCTACGAGCTGCGGCCGCGCTCCGGTGAGTGA
- a CDS encoding DUF3710 domain-containing protein, translating to MGLFRRDARTSDTEDTVADDVTSTPDVVDEVSAEGAPQREHGPWDAADAPEGAPRVDLGAILLPGVPGMELRMEIDKATSVVSAAQVNLEGSSLQVQAFAAPRTEGIWDEIRAEIAESVTKQGGSADDLPGPFGRELLARLPVRTAEGRTGHRPARFIGADGPRWFLRGVLTGKAAVDPEAAQALEQVFAAIVVVRGDDARPPRDLLALRLPGQGPNAPAPQAPKFEPPARGPEITEIR from the coding sequence GTGGGCCTTTTCCGGCGTGACGCACGCACGAGCGACACCGAGGACACGGTGGCAGACGACGTGACGTCGACCCCCGACGTCGTCGACGAGGTGTCGGCCGAGGGCGCGCCCCAGCGCGAGCACGGGCCCTGGGACGCCGCCGACGCGCCCGAGGGGGCCCCGCGGGTCGACCTCGGCGCGATCCTGCTGCCCGGCGTCCCCGGCATGGAGCTGCGGATGGAGATCGACAAGGCGACGTCGGTCGTCTCGGCCGCCCAGGTCAACCTCGAGGGCTCGTCCTTGCAGGTCCAGGCGTTCGCGGCGCCGCGCACCGAGGGCATCTGGGACGAGATCCGCGCGGAGATCGCCGAGTCGGTGACGAAGCAGGGCGGCTCGGCCGACGACCTGCCAGGCCCGTTCGGCCGTGAGCTGCTCGCCCGGCTCCCCGTCCGCACCGCGGAGGGGCGCACAGGGCACCGTCCGGCGCGGTTCATCGGCGCCGACGGCCCTCGGTGGTTCCTGCGCGGGGTGCTGACCGGCAAGGCCGCCGTCGACCCGGAGGCGGCCCAGGCCCTCGAGCAGGTCTTCGCCGCCATCGTGGTCGTCCGCGGCGACGACGCGCGCCCGCCGCGCGACCTGCTCGCGCTGCGGCTGCCCGGCCAGGGGCCGAACGCCCCGGCGCCGCAGGCGCCGAAGTTCGAGCCGCCGGCCCGAGGCCCCGAGATCACGGAGATCCGATGA
- the dut gene encoding dUTP diphosphatase: MTADTTLEVLLLRLDDALPAPAYAHPGDAGADLVARQDVTIPPQGRVTVPTGVAIALPDGYAAFVHPRSGLAARHGLTIVNAPGTVDAGYRGEIAVTLLNTDVETPVALRRGDRIAQLVIQRVERARFVEVEALPGSDRGEGGFGSSGGWLAAANPPA; encoded by the coding sequence GTGACCGCTGACACCACCCTCGAGGTCCTGCTCCTCCGGCTCGACGACGCGCTGCCCGCCCCGGCCTACGCGCACCCTGGTGACGCGGGGGCCGACCTCGTGGCCAGGCAGGACGTGACGATCCCCCCGCAAGGGCGTGTCACCGTGCCCACCGGCGTCGCGATCGCGCTCCCGGACGGGTACGCGGCGTTCGTGCACCCCCGCTCAGGGCTCGCCGCCCGGCACGGCCTGACGATCGTCAACGCGCCCGGCACCGTCGACGCGGGGTACCGGGGCGAGATCGCCGTCACCCTGCTCAACACCGATGTGGAGACCCCCGTCGCGCTGCGGCGCGGCGACCGCATCGCGCAGCTGGTCATCCAGCGCGTCGAGCGCGCCCGGTTCGTCGAGGTCGAGGCCCTGCCAGGGTCCGACCGCGGCGAGGGCGGGTTCGGGTCCAGCGGCGGCTGGCTCGCGGCGGCCAACCCCCCTGCGTGA
- a CDS encoding DUF3093 domain-containing protein: MPDDLARPATVMYSERVLPSPLGWLLAPAAAGVMAAVFYPVDTTLAVVVGAVTLVAAVAFGLRTSPLVEVAGGELRVGDAHIPLDLLTAPRALDREQTRHELGQGFDPRAHVVLRAWARTAVRVEVDDPLDPTPYWLVSTRRPAELAAAIATGVR; this comes from the coding sequence ATGCCCGACGACCTCGCCCGCCCTGCCACCGTCATGTACTCCGAGCGCGTGCTGCCGAGCCCTCTCGGCTGGCTCCTCGCGCCCGCGGCCGCGGGAGTGATGGCCGCCGTCTTCTACCCTGTCGACACGACCCTCGCCGTGGTGGTGGGCGCCGTGACCCTCGTCGCCGCAGTGGCCTTCGGCCTGCGGACCTCTCCCCTGGTGGAGGTCGCCGGTGGCGAGCTGCGGGTCGGCGACGCGCACATCCCGCTCGACCTGCTCACCGCGCCCCGCGCCCTGGACCGCGAGCAGACCCGACATGAGCTCGGCCAGGGCTTCGACCCCCGCGCCCACGTGGTGCTGCGCGCGTGGGCGAGGACGGCGGTGCGGGTCGAGGTGGACGACCCGCTCGACCCGACCCCGTACTGGCTCGTGTCGACCCGGCGACCGGCGGAGCTCGCCGCGGCGATCGCGACCGGGGTCCGATAA
- a CDS encoding DUF4193 domain-containing protein, whose product MATDYDAPRKTEEDLSEDSLQELQARRSDKNSGVVDEDETEAAEGFELPGADLSSEELSVRVLPRQADEFTCTHCFLVHHRSQLAFEKNGQPVCSECAA is encoded by the coding sequence ATGGCAACCGACTACGACGCCCCGCGCAAGACCGAGGAGGACCTCAGCGAAGACTCGCTGCAGGAGCTCCAGGCTCGGCGCTCCGACAAGAACTCGGGCGTGGTGGACGAGGACGAGACGGAGGCCGCGGAGGGATTCGAGCTCCCCGGCGCCGACCTCTCCTCTGAGGAGCTCTCGGTGCGCGTGCTCCCGCGGCAGGCGGACGAGTTCACGTGCACCCACTGCTTCCTCGTGCACCACCGCAGCCAGCTGGCGTTCGAGAAGAACGGCCAGCCGGTCTGCTCGGAGTGCGCCGCCTGA
- a CDS encoding inositol monophosphatase family protein, giving the protein MPDAALPDAALTRDLVALAETLARAAGRLVHDGRPDRVAVAATKSSPIDVVTEMDLASEALLRAMLAEHRPDDGVLGEEEGYVPGTTGLTWVLDPIDGTVNYLYGIPAYAISVAVVAGEPDPQRWTAVAGCVHSVADGRTYTAGRGLGARLDGRVLRVNAAPDLATSLLGTGFGYVAQRRRAQARIVAEVLPLVRDIRRIGSAALDLCSIASGGLDLYYERGLNPWDLAAGGLVAQEAGAVVTGLDGRKADTEMTVAGPAGTVAELVEILERLGAASDE; this is encoded by the coding sequence GTGCCGGATGCGGCCCTGCCCGACGCGGCCCTGACCCGCGACCTCGTCGCGCTCGCCGAGACGCTCGCGCGCGCCGCGGGCCGGCTCGTGCACGACGGCCGCCCCGACCGCGTCGCCGTCGCGGCCACCAAGTCCAGCCCCATCGACGTCGTCACGGAGATGGACCTGGCCTCGGAGGCCCTGCTGCGGGCCATGCTCGCCGAGCACCGGCCCGACGACGGGGTGCTGGGGGAGGAGGAGGGGTACGTCCCGGGGACGACGGGCCTGACGTGGGTGCTGGACCCCATCGACGGCACCGTGAACTACCTCTACGGGATCCCCGCCTACGCGATCTCGGTGGCCGTGGTGGCCGGGGAGCCCGACCCGCAGCGCTGGACAGCGGTGGCTGGATGCGTGCACTCGGTCGCCGACGGGCGCACCTACACCGCTGGCCGAGGGCTCGGGGCGCGGCTGGACGGACGGGTCCTGCGCGTCAATGCGGCGCCCGATCTGGCGACGTCGTTGCTCGGCACAGGATTCGGATACGTCGCCCAGCGGCGCCGCGCACAGGCGCGTATCGTCGCAGAAGTACTTCCCCTAGTGCGTGATATTCGTCGCATCGGCTCAGCCGCCCTCGACCTCTGCTCGATCGCGTCGGGTGGGCTGGACCTCTACTACGAGCGGGGGTTGAATCCCTGGGATCTGGCCGCGGGAGGCCTGGTCGCGCAGGAGGCTGGCGCAGTCGTGACTGGCCTGGACGGGCGCAAGGCGGACACGGAGATGACGGTGGCCGGGCCTGCGGGGACAGTGGCGGAGCTCGTGGAGATCTTGGAACGGCTCGGCGCCGCGAGTGACGAATGA
- a CDS encoding trimeric intracellular cation channel family protein, which translates to MVPEVPFGPAMELAGIFVGALSGGLAAVRKTFDVFGVLVLAWAAGLGGGLMRDVLIGAIPPVAIANWLFIVTALAGGLAMYFFHPRLVRARRTIAVLDAGSLALFAVVGTIKGLQYDSGLVAAVFVGTITGVGGGVLRDLLTAEVPAVLHHRELYAVPALAGAALTALLWETGLLTNATTALVVVLVFALRLAAMRFHLSAPGPWQGRRKRR; encoded by the coding sequence ATGGTCCCAGAGGTGCCGTTCGGGCCCGCCATGGAGCTGGCGGGGATCTTCGTCGGCGCGCTGTCGGGCGGGCTCGCGGCCGTGCGCAAGACGTTCGACGTGTTCGGCGTGCTGGTGCTGGCGTGGGCCGCGGGCCTGGGCGGCGGCCTGATGCGGGACGTCCTGATCGGCGCGATCCCGCCGGTCGCGATCGCGAACTGGCTGTTCATCGTCACCGCCCTCGCGGGCGGCCTGGCGATGTACTTCTTCCACCCGCGGCTGGTCCGCGCGCGGCGCACGATCGCGGTCCTGGACGCGGGGTCGCTCGCGCTGTTCGCCGTGGTCGGGACGATCAAAGGGCTGCAGTACGACTCGGGCCTTGTCGCCGCGGTGTTCGTCGGCACGATCACGGGGGTCGGGGGCGGGGTGCTGCGCGACCTGCTGACCGCGGAAGTCCCCGCGGTGCTCCACCATCGCGAGCTGTACGCCGTGCCCGCGCTGGCGGGGGCGGCCTTGACCGCGCTCCTGTGGGAGACGGGCCTGCTCACGAACGCCACGACGGCCCTGGTCGTGGTCCTCGTCTTCGCGCTGCGACTCGCGGCGATGCGGTTCCACCTCAGTGCGCCCGGGCCGTGGCAGGGCAGGCGCAAGCGGCGTTGA